taggataggatagaggataggataggacagaggatagggtaggatagaggataggataggatagaggataggataggataggatagaggataggataggatagaggatagcataggatagaggataggataggatagaggagaggataggatagaggataggataggatagaggataggataggatagaggataggatgggatagaggataggataggatagaggataggataggaaagaggataggatagtatagaggataggataggatagaggataggataggatagaggatataattggatagaggataggataggatagaagataggataggatagaggataggataggatagaggataggatagaagataggatagaagataggataggatagaggataggataggatagaggataggatatgatagaggataggataggataggatagagggtaggataggatagaggataggataggatagaggataggataggatagtggatataattggatagaggataggataggatagaagataggataggatagaggataggatagtatagaggataggatagaggataggatagaagataggataggatagaggataggatagatagaggataggataggatagaggataggatagggtaggatagagggtaggataggatagtgataggattggttagaggataggataggataagataggatggatagaggataggattggatagaggataaggtggatgagaggataggataggatagtggatagagagtgaggtgaggattggatagaggataggttggatagaggataggataggatagagggaggtgaggatagaggtttggattggTTGAGGTGGAGTGAGTGTAGGAGTGGAGTGTGGTGAGTATTGGTTAGAGGAGAGGTTTGGTGTGTGGTGAGAGGATGAGGATTGAGGAGTGGAGTGGATAGTGGTTAGGAGTGGATAGTGGAGGTGAAGGGTgtgaggagtggagtggagaggATGAGGTGTGGTGAGAGTGGTGTGAGTGTGGTAGGTGagtggtgtgaggagtggtgtggggTGGTGATGTGGGATGGagtggtgtgaggagtggtgtggtgtgaggtgaggtgtgttgtgtggtgaggagagtggagtggagtggtgtgtggtgaggagtggagtgtggagaggagtggtgtgaggtgtggtggggagtgtggtgtggtgtgagtttgtgtggtgaggtgggtggtgtggagtgtgtgaggagtggtgagttgtgtggtgtggtgtgaggtgaggagtggagtgaggtgtggtgtggtgtgaggtgtggtgtggtgtgaggggTGGTGTAGGGGGTGTGGTtctggtgtggtgaggtgtgaggtgtggagtggtgtgtggtgtggtgagaggtgtggagaggtgtgaggtgtggtgtgtggagtggagtggtgaggtgtgtgagagtggagtggtgtgtggagtggtgtgaggtgtggtgtggtgtggagtgtgtgtggtgtggtgtgtggtgtggtgtggtgtggtgtgtggtgtggtgtggtgtgtggtgtggtgtggtgggtgtgtggtgtggtgtggtgtgtggtggggtgtggtgtgtggtgtgggtggtgtgtggtgtgggtggtgtgtggtgtggtgtggtgtgtggtgtggtgtggtgtgtggtgtggtgtgtggtgtggtgtggtgtgtggtgtggtgtggtgtgtggtgaggtgtggggtgtggtgtggtgtggtgtggtgtgtggagtggtgtggagtgtggtgtgatgtggtgtgtggtgtggtgaggtgtgtggtgtggtgtggtgtgtggtgagagagaggggaagaagaagaagggggggggggggtgtgtgtgaagagtgaagtgaagagaagagtgaagtgaagtgaagagtgaagtggagtgaagagtgaagtgaagtgaagagtgaagtgaacgtgaagtgaagagtaaagtgaagtgaagagtgaagtgaagtgaagagtgaagtgaagtgaagagtgaagtgaagagtgaagtgaagtgaagagtgaagtgaagtgaagagtgacagtcaaggtgaagagtgaagtgaagtgaagagtgacgtgaattgaagagtgaagtgaagtgaagagtgaagtgaagtgaagtgaagagtgaagtgaagtgaagagtgaagtgaagtgaagtgaagagtgaagtgaagtgaagagtgaagtgaagtgaagtgaagagtgcaagtgaagagtgaagtgaagtgaagagtgaagtgaagtgaagtgaagagtgaagtgaagagtgaagtgaagtgaagagtgaagtgaagagtgaagtgaagtgaagagtgaagtgaagtgaagggtgaagtgaatttggagtaaagtaaagagtgaagtgaagtgaagagtgaagtgaagtgaagagtgaagtgaagtgaagagtgaagtgaagtgaggagtgaagtgaagagtgatgtgaagtgaagaatgaagtgaagtgaggggtgaagtgaagtgaagagtgaattgaagtgaagagtgaagtgaagtgaagagtgaagtgaagtgaagagtgaagtgaagtgaagagtgaagtgaagtgaggagtgaagtgaagagtgaagtgaagtgaagagtgaagtgaagtaaagagtgaagtaaagtgaagtgaagagtgaagtgaagtgaagagtggaagtgaagtgacgagtgaagtgaagtgaagagtgaagtgaagtgaagagtgaaatggagtgaagagtgaagtgaagtgaagagtgaagtgaagtgaagagtgaagtgaagtgaagagtgaagtgaagtgaagagtgaagtggagtgaagagtgaagtgaagtgaggagtgaagtgaagagtgaagtgaagtgaagagtgaagtgaagtaaggagtgaagtgaagtgaagagtgaattgaagtgaagagtgaagtgaagtgaagagtgaagtgaggtgaagagtgaagtgaagtgaagagtgaagtaaggtgaagagtgaagtgaagtgaagagtgaagtgaagtgaggggtgaagtgaagtgaagagtgaattgaagtgaagagtgaagtgaagtaaagagtgaagtaaagtgaagtgaagagtgaagtgaagtgaagagtggagtgaagtgaagagtgaagtgaagtgaggagtgaagtgaagagtgaagtgaagagtgtagtgaagtgaagagtgaagtgaagtgaggagtgaagtgaagtgaagagtgaattggtgtgaatagtgaagtgaagtgaagagtgaagtgaagtgaagagtgaagtgaagtaaagagtgaagtgaagtgaagtgaagagtgatgtgaagtgaagagtgaagtgaagtgaagagtgaagtgaagtgaggagtgaagtgaggagtgaagtgaagagtgaaggtgaagtgaagagtgaagtgaagtgaggagtgaagtgaagtgaagagtgaaattggtgtgaagagtgaagtgaagtgaagagtgaagtgaagtgaagagtgtagtgaagtgaagagggaacgtgaagtgaagagtgaagtgaagtgaagagtgaaatgaagtgaagagtgaagtgaagtgaagagtgaagtgaagtgaagagtgaagtgaagagaagagtgaagtgaagtgaagagtgaagtggagtgaagagtgaagctgacgtgaagagtgaagtgaagtgaagtgaagagtgaagtgaagtgaagagtgaagtaagtgaagagggaagtgaagtgaagagtgaagtgaagtgaagagtgaagtggagtgaagagtgaagtgaagtgaagagtgaagtgaagtgaagagtgaagtgaagagtgaaagtgaagagtgaaggagtgaagaagtgaagtgaagtgaagagtgaagtaaggtgaagagtgaagtgaagtgaagagtgaagtgaattgaagagtgaagtgaagtgaagagtgaagtgaagtgaagtgaagagtgaagtgaagtgaagagtgaagtgaagtgaagagtgaagtgaagtgaagtgaagagtgaagtgaagtgaagagtgaagtgaagtgaagtgaagagtgaagtgaagagtgaagtgaagtgaagagtgaagtgaagtgaagggtgaagtgaatttggagtaaagtaaagagtgaagtgaagtgaagagtgaagtgaagtgaagagtgaagtgaagtgaagagtgaagtgaagtgaggagtgaagtgaagagtgatgtgaagtgaagagtgaagtgaagtgaggggtgaagtgaagtgaagagtgaattgaagtgaagagtgaagtgaagtgaagagtgaagtgaagtgaagagtgaaatggagtgaagagtgaagtgaagtgaagtgaagagtgaagtgaagtgaagagtgaagtgaagtgacgagtgaagtgaagtgaagagtgaagtgaagtgaagagtgaagtgaagtgaggagtgaagtgaagagtgaagtgaagtgaagagtgaagtgaagtgaggagtgaagtgaagtgaagagtgaattgacgtgaagagtgaagtgaagtgaagagtgaagtgaggtgaagagtgaagtgaagggaagagtgaagtaaggtgaagagtgaagtgaagtgaagagtgaagtgaagtgaggggtgaagtgaagtgaagagtgaattgaagtgacagagtgaagtgcacgtaaagagtgaagtaaagtgaagtgaagagtgaagtgaagtgaagagtgaagtgaagtgaggagtgaagtgaagtgaagtgtgaattggtgtgaagagtgaagtgaagtgaagagtgaggtgaagtgaagagtgtagtgaagtgaagagtgaagtgaagtgaagagtgaagtgaagtgaagagtgaaatgaagtgaagagtgaagtgaagtgaagagtgaagtgaagtgaagagtgaagtgaagagaagagtgaagtgaagtgaagagtgaagtggagtgaagagtgaagtgaagtgaagagtgaagtgaagtgaagtgaagagtgaagtgaagtgaagagtgaagtaaagtgaagacgggaagtgaagtgaagagtgaagtgaagtgaagagtgaagtgaagtgaagagtgaagtgaagtgaagagtgaagtgaagtgacagagtgaagtgaagagtgaagtgaagagtgaagtgaagtgaagagtgaagtgaagtgaagagtgaagtaaggtgaagagtgaagtgaagtgaagagtgaagtgaattgaagagtgaagtgaagtgaagagtgaagtgaagtgaagtgaagagtgaagtgaagtgaagagtgaagtgaagtgaagtgaaggtgaagtgaagtgaagagtgaagtgaagtgaagtgaagagtgaagtgaagagtgaagtgaagtgaagagtgaagtgaagtgaagggtgaagtgaatttggagtaaagtaaagagtgaagtgaagtgaagagtgaagtgaagtgaagagtgaagtgaagtgaagagtgaagtgaagtgaggagtgaagtgaagagtgaagtgaagtgaagagtgaagtgaagtgaggggtgaagtgaagtgaagagtgaattgaagtgaagagtgaagtgaagtgaagagtgaagtgaagtgaagagtgaaatggagtgaagagtgaagtgaagtgaagtggagcgagaagtgaagtgaagagtgaagtgaagtgaagagtgaagtgaagtgaagagtgaagtgaagtgacgagtgaagtgaagtgaggagtgaagtgaagagtgaagtgaagtgaagagtgaagtgaagtgaggagtgaagtgaagtgaagagtgaattgaagtgaagagtgaagtgaagtgaagagtgaagtgaggtgaagagtgaagtgaagtgaagagtgaagtaaggtgaagagtgaagtgaagtgaagagtgaagtgaagtgaggggtgaagtgacgtgaagagtgaattgaagtgaagagtgaagtgaagtaaagagtgaagtaagtgaagtgaagagtgaagtgaagtgaagagtggagtgaagtgaagagtgaagtgaagtgaggagtgaagtgaagagtgaagtgaagagtgaagtgaagagtgaagtgaagtgaagagtgaagtgaagtgaggagtgaagtgaagtgaagagtgaattggtgtgaagagtgaagtgaagtgaagagtgaagtgcagtgaagagtgaagtgaagtaagagtgaagtgaagtgaagagtgaaatgaagtgaagagtgaagtgaagtgaagagtgaagtgaagtgaagtgaagagtgaagtgaagagaagagtgaagtgaagtgaagagtgaagtggagtgaagagtgaagtgaagtgaagagtgaagtgaagtgaagtgaacgagtgaagtgaagtgaagagtgaagtgaagtgaagagtgaagtggagagaagagtgaagtgaagtgaagagtgaagtggagtgaagagtgaagtgaagtgaagagtgaagtgaagtgaagtgaagagtgaagtgaagtgaagagtgaagtgaagtgaagagtgaacgtgaagagaagagtgaagtgaagtgaagagtgaagtgaacgtgaagtgaagagtaaagtgaagtgaagagtgaagtgaagtgaagagtgaagtgaagtgaagagtgaagtgaagagtgaagtgaagtgaagagtgaagtgaagtgaagagagtgaagtaaggtgaagagtgaagtgaagtgaagagtgaagtgaattgaagagtgaagtgaagtgaagagtgaagtgaagtgaagagtgaagagtgaagtgaagtgaagagtgaagtgaagtgaagtgaagagtgaagtgaagtgaagagtgaagtgaagagtgaagtgaagagtgaagtgaagtgaagagtgaagtgaagtgaagggtgaagtgaatttggagtaaagtaaagagtgaagtgaagtgaagagtgaagtgaagtgaagagtgaagtgaagtgaagagtgaagtgaagtgaggagtgaagtgaagagtgatgtgaagtgaagagtgaagtgaagtgaggggtgaagtgaagtgaagagtgaattgaagtgaagagtgcagtgaagtgaagagtgaagtgaagagtgaagtgaagagtgaagtgaagtgaagagtgaagtgaagtgaagggtgaagtgaatttggagtacagtacaagagtgaagtgaagtgaagagtgaagtgaagtgaagagtgaagtgaagtgaaagagtgaagtgaagtgaagagtgaagtgaagtgaggagtgaagtgaagagtgatgtgaagtgaagagtgaagtgaagtgaggggtgaagtgaagtgaagagtgaattgaagtgaagagtgaagtgaagtgaagagtgaagtgaagtgaagagtgaactggagtgaagagtgaagtgaagtgaagagtgaagtgaagtgaagagtgaagtgaagtgaagagtgaagtgaagtgaagagtgaagtgaagtgaagtgaagagtgaagtgaagtgaagagtgaagtgaagtgaagtgaagagtgaagtgaagagtgaagtgaagtgaagagtgacagtgaagtgaagggtgaagtgaatttggagtaaagtaaagagtgaagtgaagtgaagagtgaagtgaagtgaagagtgaagtgaagtgacagagtgaagtgaagtgaagagtgaagtgaagtgaagagtgaagtgaagtgaagagtgaagtgaagtgaagagtgaagtgaagtgaagagtgcagtgaagtgaagagtgaagtgaagtgaagagtgaagtgaagtgaagagtgaagtgaagtgaagagtgaagtgaagtgaagggtgaagtgaatttggagtaaagtaaagggtgaagtgaagtgaagagtgaagtgaagtgaagagtgaagtgaagtgaagagtgaagtgaagtgtagggtgaagtgaagtgaagagtgaaatggagtgaagagtgaagtgaagtgaagagtgaagtgaagtgaagagtgaagtgaagtgaagagtgaagtgaagtgaagagtgaagtgaagtgtatagtgaagtgaagtgaagagtgagtgaagtgaagagtgaagtgaagtgaagagtgatgtgaagtgcagagtgaagtgaagtgaagagtgaagtgaagtgaagagtgaagtgaagtgaagagtgaagtgaagtgaagagtgaagtgaagtgaagaagaggcagtgaattgaagagtgaagtgaagtgaagggtgaagtgaagtgaaagtgaagctgaagtgaagtgaagtgaagtgaagtgaagtgacgagtgaagtggagtgaagtgaagtgaagagtgaagtggagtgaatagtgaagtgaagtgaagagtgaagtgaagtgaagtgaagtgaagagtgaaagtgaagtgaagagtgaagtgaagtgaagagtgaagtgaagtgaagagtgaagtgaagtgaagagtgacagtgaagtgaagagtgaagtgaagtgaagagtgaagtgaagtgaagacgtgaagtgaagtgaagggtgaagtgaagtgaagagtgaagtgagtgaagtgaagtgaagtgaagtgaagtgaagagtgaagtgaagtgaagagtgaagtgaagtgaagagtgaagtgaagtgaagagtgaagtgaagtgaagagtgaagtgaagtgaagagtgatgtgaagtgaagagtgaagtgaagtgaagagtgaagtgaagtgaagagtgaagtgaagtgaagagtgaagtgaagtgaagagtgaagtgaagtgaagagtgaagtgaattgaagagtgaagtgaagtgaagggtgaagtgaagtgaagtgaagtgaagtgaagtgaagtgaagtgaagtgaagagtgaagtggagtgagtgaagtgaagagtgaagtggagtgaatagtgaagtgaagtg
The genomic region above belongs to Halictus rubicundus isolate RS-2024b unplaced genomic scaffold, iyHalRubi1_principal scaffold0918, whole genome shotgun sequence and contains:
- the LOC143364745 gene encoding uncharacterized protein LOC143364745; translation: NHTPYTTPHTTPHLTPHHTSLHSSPHTTPHNSPLLTHSTPPTLSSILSYPLSYPILYPI